In one window of Gossypium hirsutum isolate 1008001.06 chromosome A01, Gossypium_hirsutum_v2.1, whole genome shotgun sequence DNA:
- the LOC107944563 gene encoding probable disease resistance protein At5g63020 isoform X2 has translation MGNIFSISLSLDPIITRFSDCATGRASYICNLEDNLHALQAEVAGPKELRSDLMSRVRIAEDEQQLKRLNQVEGWLSRAETLINDADQLIVQSPQHVENLCMGGCCSTHPRSSIKFGKKIAKKLQEVKDQKENGDFSEVASKPPLPPATERPSQPTVGLESNFNKVWSCLQTEQVGIIGIYGLGGVGKTTLLNFHDTTHDYHVIWAVASQDRPIERVQDQIAERIGLSNEGWKSKSLDEKAEGIFKVLCKRKFALLLDDIWEWFDLTRVGVPLPTQENGSKVIFTTRRLDVCCQMQPNMDNNIRVQCLPPGEAFKLFEEKVGSETLQMHPDICKLAEAVVEECAGLPLALITIGRAMASKKTPHEWKYAIEVLRQSTASVFPGVGKEMFPKLKFSYDYLTSERVKSCFLYCSLYPEDYSIPKEELVDCWIGEGLLDKHTNLSSARNQGLFIIGSLIYVGLLEKEGNLFVKMHNVIRDMTLWIAGESEKKFFVKSGVQLKEQPKAKKWEEVTRMLLMENQIENLTEILECPNLQTLFLRSNHLKVIINDFFNFMPMLRVLDLSRNMNLEELPVGIAKLVSLEHLNLSRTRIKKLPVELKALAKLKYLKLEKTSRLSMIPQQLISSFSKLQVLKMVGCGYRCSLVLEEMEHLKYLNVVTITFRSASELEKASRFNKFLSFTFEYVSLEDFMDSRSLNMLALANVPHLQSLSFSFCMYLEEVKIESNIIEGVGRFHSLQFVSLCYCTRLKDVSWIIFAPNLLGLFIISCQGLEEIIDEEKLDEVTKSKADGNLFSKLEVFYLKDLPEMKTIYRHALPFPQLEEIKILECPVLKKLPLNSNSAKGQRLVIGGEEGWWKDVEWEDESTRVAFLPSFKPEVEWWKDVEWEDESSRIAFLSSFKPGLF, from the coding sequence TGATAAACGATGCTGATCAATTGATTGTCCAAAGTCCTCAGCATGTTGAAAATCTATGTATGGGAGGTTGTTGCTCCACTCATCCTAGGTCCAGCATCAAGTTCGGGAAGAAAATTGCCAAAAAACTCCAAGAGGTGAAAGACCAGAAGGAGAATGGAGATTTCAGTGAGGTGGCCAGCAAGCCACCACTTCCTCCAGCAACTGAAAGACCTAGTCAGCCAACTGTGGGTTTAGAGTCCAACTTCAACAAGGTTTGGAGTTGTCTTCAAACGGAACAAGTGGGAATTATTGGCATATATGGCTTAGGAGGGGTTGGCAAAACAACCCTCCTAAACTTCCATGATACTACCCATGATTACCATGTCATTTGGGCAGTTGCATCACAAGATCGGCCAATTGAGAGAGTCCAGGATCAAATTGCCGAAAGAATAGGCCTTTCTAATGAAGGTTGGAAATCTAAGAGCCTTGATGAGAAAGCTGAAGGCATCTTCAAGGTATTATGTAAAAGGAAGTTTGCATTGTTGTTGGATGATATATGGGAATGGTTTGATCTCACAAGAGTTGGGGTACCTCTTCCAACACAAGAAAATGGCTCTAAAGTCATTTTCACAACTCGTCGTCTTGACGTGTGCTGTCAAATGCAACCGAACATGGATAATAATATCAGAGTGCAATGTTTACCACCAGGAGAAGCTTTCAAACTGTTCGAGGAGAAGGTTGGCTCAGAGACCCTTCAAATGCATCCAGATATTTGCAAGTTAGCTGAAGCGGTGGTTGAAGAGTGTGCAGGACTACCTCTCGCTCTCATTACAATTGGGCGGGCCATGGCATCCAAGAAGACTCCTCACGAATGGAAATATGCTATTGAAGTTTTAAGGCAATCAACAGCTTCTGTGTTCCCAGGGGTAGGGAAAGAGATGTTTCCCAAGTTAAAATTCAGTTATGACTATTTAACGAGTGAAAGAGTCAAATCTTGTTTCTTGTATTGTTCTTTATATCCAGAAGATTATAGCATCCCAAAAGAGGAACTAGTAGATTGTTGGATCGGGGAAGGACTTTTGGACAAGCATACCAATTTGAGCAGTGCCAGAAACCAGGGACTTTTCATTATAGGTTCTCTTATTTACGTAGGCTTATTGGAGAAAGAAGGTAATCTCTTTGTAAAGATGCACAATGTGATTCGTGACATGACTTTGTGGATTGCTGGTGAATCTGAGAAGAAGTTTTTTGTAAAATCGGGTGTTCAGTTAAAGGAACAACCAAAAGCTAAAAAGTGGGAAGAGGTAACAAGAATGTTGCTGATGGAGAATCAAATTGAAAATCTAACTGAGATATTGGAATGTCCCAATCTCCAAACTTTGTTTCTTAGGAGTAATCATTTGAAGGTAATCATCAAtgatttctttaatttcatgCCGATGCTAAGGGTTCTGGACTTGTCTAGAAATATGAATTTGGAAGAATTGCCGGTAGGAATTGCAAAGTTGGTTTCACTAGAACATCTCAATTTGTCACGGACAAGAATAAAAAAGTTGCCAGTTGAATTGAAGGCCCTAGCAAAGCTGAAATATTTGAAATTGGAGAAAACAAGCAGGCTGAGTATGATCCCTCAACAACTGATATCCAGTTTCTCCAAGTTGCAAGTACTGAAAATGGTGGGTTGTGGTTATAGATGTTCGTTGGTTTTGGAGGAAATGGagcatttaaaatatttgaatgtaGTAACCATTACTTTTAGAAGCGCTTCAGAGTTGGAAAAAGCTTCGAGGTTCAACAAGTTCTTAAGCTTTACCTTTGAATATGTAAGCCTTGAAGATTTCATGGATTCAAGATCATTGAATATGTTGGCTTTAGCTAATGTGCCACATCTACAGagtttatcattttctttttgtaTGTATCTGGAAGAAGTGAAGATTGAAAGCAACATAATTGAAGGTGTGGGACGCTTCCATAGCCTTCAATTTGTAAGCCTATGTTATTGCACTCGATTGAAGGATGTGAGTTGGATAATTTTTGCTCCAAATTTGTTAGGACTATTTATAATCAGCTGCCAAGGTTTAGAAGAAATTATCGACGAGGAAAAACTTGATGAAGTCACTAAGTCCAAGGCAGATGGTAACTTATTTTCTAAACTTGAGGTTTTTTATCTAAAAGATTTGCCCGAAATGAAAACAATATACCGCCATGCTCTGCCTTTCCCGCAACTGGAGGAAATCAAAATTCTAGAATGCCCAGTGTTGAAGAAGCTCCCTTTAAACTCCAATAGTGCAAAAGGACAAAGGCTCGTCATTGGAGGAGAGGAGGGATGGTGGAAAGATGTAGAATGGGAGGATGAATCCACTCGAGTTGCTTTTCTCCCTTCTTTCAAACCTGAGGTGGAATGGTGGAAAGATGTAGAATGGGAGGATGAATCCAGTCGAATtgcttttctctcttctttcaaACCTGGTCTATT